The DNA sequence AGCCTAGACGAGTTTCGACAGTTTGCGCCAAAAATCGGCAACGACGTCTACGAGGCATTGGCGATCGAGCGAGTCGTCGATGCACGCGACGTGTACGGCGGGCCTGCGCGAGAACAGGTGGAAATTGTGATAGAAAAAAGAAAAAGCGCATTAAGTGAAACTGAACAGTGGTTGAAGCACGTTAACCTATAAGGATAGATACTTAAACACTCTCATTACCATCCCGGTCAAAATGAGAGTTTTTTTTGCACAAAAATAACATTTGTTTTTCGCAGGAGTCGCGTTATAATGTGATATAATCGTTTTGTTGAATTTTGTAGCCGCGTCGTTCGTAACAATTAGTCGAACAGCCTTTGCGGCTAGTACGAGACGATGACGAGACTCGCAAGCGACTGACGCGACTCATATGCGAATCGTACGAGATTTGGGCTGCGGATGCGACTTACGCACCTAGCTCTACTTAGCGACTACCCGCTTGCAACACTCGTCGCACGCGTGCACAATTGTCGCATGAACAGTGTACATACCGTGTCCTACGAGCCATTCTTACAGAGGAGTAGGGTGATCTAGTTTGATAGAAATGTATGACGTATGGAAGACGTACGACAACGGCAACGATGCCTTGCGCGCGATCGACGTCAAAATTGATCAAGGGGAATTTGTTTTTCTCGTCGGCCAGAGTGGCGCTGGTAAATCGACGTTTATTAAGCTCATTTACCGCGAAGAAAAGCCGACGAAAGGGAAGATTTACATTAACGGCATTAACGTCGACCGCATTAATGAGCGCAAAATTCCACAACTCAGACGGCACATCGGCATTGTTTTCCAAGACTTCCGGCTGTTGCCGCGGAAAACGGCGTACGAAAACGTCGCCTTTGCCATGGAAGTTATCGGCGAACCGCGGAAACGGATCGAAGAGCGCGTCTCCGAAATGTTTGAGCTCATCGGTCTCACCGACCGCATGCACGCCTACCCCGACGAACTGTCGGGCGGGGAAGCGCAGCGCGTCGCCGTGGCGCGAGCGATGGTCAACAGGCCGAGTGTGCTGATCGCCGACGAGCCGACCGGTAATTTGGATCCAGAAACGTCGCTCGATATTATGAAGTTGTTCGAAGAAATTAACGATATGGGTACGACGCTGTTAATGTCGACGCACAATCGGGACATTGTCAACAGCATGAAAAAGCGCGTCATCGCGGTTGAGAACGGGCAAATCGTGCGCGATGAGATGCGAGGGGATTACGGTTATGAGGATTGATGTCGGTTTCCGTCACATACGCGAGGGAGCAAAAAGTTTCGTCCGCAACGGCTGGATGAGTGTGGCCGCTGCAGGCGCTGTCTCGGTGACGTTACTTATACTAGGTGTCGTCTTACTACTCGCCATGAATGTCAACTACATCGTCAACTCGGTCGAGAACCAAGTCCAAGTGCGCGTCATGCTCGATTTAGAGACGAAAGAAGCGCAGGCAAAAACGATCGAGAGTGAAATGTTAGCGATCCCCGGTGTGAAGCACGTCGAGTTCGTCTCCAAAGAAGAGGCGCTGGAACAGTTGAAGACGGACATGGGCGACGCGAAGTTGCTCGAAGGCATGGAAGGGAAAAACCCGCTGCCGCACGCCTTTATCGTCAAGACGAGCGAGCCGGAACAGGTCGAGGCGGTCGCAAAAAAAATTAAGGTGATTGACGGCGTCAATAAGGCCGAATACGGGGCGGATTACACCGGAACGCTGTTCAGTACGACGAGCGTGTTGCGCACAGTCGGCATCGTCTTCATCGTCTTACTCGGCGTCGCCTCCGTCTTTCTCATTTCGAACACGATTCGCCTGACGATCTTAGCGCGGCGTCGGGAAATCGAGATTATGAAACTCGTCGGTGCGACGAACTGGTTTATTCGTTGGCCGTTTTTCATCGAAGGGTTGTTCATCGGGCTCATCGGGGCGATAATACCTACCATCTTATTACTAATCGGGTATTACAATGTGAGTGTCGATGTGATGAAGTCGTTGCAAATACCGTTCTTAAAATTGTTGCCGATGTACCCGACGGCGTACCAAGTGACAGGGTTATTATTAGCAATAGGGGCATTCATCGGAGCGGCAGGGAGTTTTCTATCGATGCGCCGCTTCCTAAAAATATAAAGTTACAGAAAGAGAATCGTGAATAATAGAATCGCGGGAGAATAAAGGAGGAATCGATGTGAAGAAGAAACTACTGCCGTTTGCCGTCGCTACGACACTCGTCCTATCTGCTATTTCTCCATCGGCAATTGCCGCAAACGTCGACGACGATATTAAGGAATTGCGCAAAGAGGTGAAAAAGCAGGAAGACAAGCAGGCGGAAGTGCAACAAAAGCTCAAGAAAAACGAGAATGCACAAAAACCAGTAGAGCAAGACATCGAAAAGTTGGACAAGCAGTTGTCAGATACGGAGAAAAAGCTTCGCAAGCTGAATGACGACATTGTCGTCACCGAAGAAAAGCTGGACAAGGCGGAACGCAAGTTAAAGGCAGCGGAAAAACGCGTGGCCGAGCGGGACGAGATTTTGAGTGAGCGCTTGCGCCTCATTTACGAAAAAGGGGAAGTGTCGTACTGGGAAGTGCTCTTAGGGGCAAAAGACTTCAACGACTTACTGTTGCGCTTCGACTCATTACATACGATTGCCCAGCAAGATAAGGAATTGCTCGAAGCGCAAAAGCGCGACCGCGACATCGTGGCCAAAGCGAAGCGAGCAGTCGAGCAAAACTTAGCGAAACTGAACACGCTCAAAGCTGAGGCGAAGGAGCAGCGCACGCTTCTTGCGAAGCAACAATCGAAGAAAAAAGTCGCACTCGCCAGCTTGCAAAAAGAGCATAGCAATTTGGAAAAAGCAAAAGAACAATACGCCCAAAAAGCGCGGGAACTCGCAGACGAACTCGCAAAAAAAGAAGAGGAAAAGCGGCAAGCAGAATTGCCGATTCAAGCGCCAGTACCTGTACCGAGCGACAACGGCGACTCCGGTAAGCAGCCGTCTAACGGCGGCAATCCCGCGCCTCCCGCGCCGAACAAAAATGATGCGCCTCCGAAGAACACCGGTGGAAAACTGTTGTGGCCGGCCAACGGTACGCTCACTTCCGGCTACGGGTCACGTAGTGGCGGGTTTCATAAAGGCATCGACGTGGCGGGACCGGTCGGCACGCCGATTTACGCTGCGGAAGGCGGCGTCGTGACGTTCGCTGGTGCGATGCAGGGCTACGGCAACGCAATCATCATTGCACACGGCGGCGGCATGTCGACGCTTTACGGCCACATGTACGATAACGGTGTGTACGTAAAAGCTGGTCAACGCGTCAGTCGCGGGCAGACAATCGGTGGAATCGGGAACAAAGGTTGGTCAACGGGTCCACACGTGCACTTTGAAGTGCTCATTAACGGCTCGGCAGTCAATCCGATGAGTTATTTGCGCTAAACGGAACATATGACCTGTTGCCGTCCATTGGCTAGCGTTTGGATGAAATTGAAAATTTTTGTTAGAGCGGACCCGTTTTTCCACTTGAGAAAACAGCGCATCATTTGATAAAGTGAAACAAGTGAGCTTTTAATAAAATGGTCCGGTTCGACATATACTGGGAACCAGACTGTTAAAGGTGGTGCAGCGGATGTTTTTGCGGAGGCGGACCGCTCTCTTTGTAGTTATCGTTTCACTTTTGAGCGTCAGTATGCTTACGAGTGCTTGTAGTTTGGGAGATTGGTGGACGGGACAACCTGTCAGTTCCAACCAGGAAGCTACGCCGGAGTCAGATCAGCAGGCGGTCAAAGGAAATAGTGATTTTTCTAAGCTGGAAAAGGCTTATAAGATTTTGAAGAAGAAGTCGATGTATGAGATTGACGACGACCAACTGATCGAGGGTGCCATTAAAGGGATGGTTGAGTCGCTTGGCGACCCTTATTCGGCGTATATGGATGCGGAAACGGCGGAACAGTTCCTCTCTTCTTTAGAATCGTCGTTTGAAGGAATTGGCGCCGAAGTGATGTTGCAGGACGGCAAGGTGACAATCGTTTCGCCGATCAAAGGATCGCCTGCGGAAAAAGCTGGACTGCGTCCGAACGATCACGTGTTGTCGGTAGACGGCAAAAGTTTGGACGGGCTGTCGCTGACGGAAGCTGTCGCGAAAATAAAAGGTCCCAAAGGAACGAAAGTAAAGTTAAGCATTTTACGCCCGGGCAGTTCGGCGCCGCAAAATATTACGATTACGCGCGATGAAATACCGCTTGAATCCGTTCACGCGGAAATGATGGATAATCGCATCGGTAAAATCCAAATTACAAATTTTGCTGAGAAAACAGCGCAAGACTTTGCTAAAGAGATAGCTAAGCTGGAAAAACGAGGCATGAAGGGTCTTGTCATCGATGTGCGCGGCAATCCCGGCGGCTATTTGAACGCCGTAGAAGAGATCGGTAGCATGCTCATACCGCACAACGAACCGATTTTGTGGACCGAAGGTAAAGACGGTAAACAAGACGCCGTACGTTCCAAAAATAAGGACAAAAAGAAGTATCCGATCGTCGTGCTCATCGACCGCGGCAGTGCGAGTGCCTCAGAAATTTTGGCAGCAGCGTTGCAAGAAGCGGGCGGTTCTACAGTCGTTGGGGAACGCTCTTTCGGTAAGGGCACAGTACAATCGGCTGACGATTTCCCCGATCACAGTAATTTGAAGTACACGATTGCCAAATGGTTGACCCCGAAGAAAAATTGGATCCACGAAAAGGGGATTAAACCTGACATTAAGGTGAAATACCCGGCGTATTTTGAAGCGACACCGCCGTCGAGCGAGCACGAATGGGCCTTTGACGACAATGCGGAAGAAGTGCGCGGTGCGCAGTTGATCCTCGAAGGTCTCGGGTTTAAGCCAGGGCGTCACGACGGCTACTTCAGTAAAGGAACAGAGAAAGCCGTTAAAGACTTCCAAAAGGCGCACGGAATTAAAGTGACCGGTAAGATTGGTAAACAAACGGCGACAAAACTACAGCAACAACTGTTTGAACTCGTGCGCGAACCGAAGAAAGACCCACAGTTGCAACGCGCGATTACGGAACTACAGAAAAAATTGTGACGACGTGCAGGAAACGTTAGTCGCTTTATCGAAGTACTTACGCTAACAGTTAGCGTGAGTACTTTTTTTTCTAGGAGTGTGTGCGTATGAACGTGTCGCTACATTCAGTGCTACATCCATTACTACATCCATTGCTGCAGTCGTTTTTTAATCCACTTTTGTACGTCGCTTTCGGAATGACGATTTGGCAAGCCTGGCGGCTGCATAAGGCACAGCTTTTGTTGTGGGGAACGCGCCTCTACCCCACTCGTCGAGACGTTTTCCATCGATTGGCGAGCGGTATTGTCGCGGGAATCGCTGTAAGCGGTGTAATTGCCCTTTGCGCGGCACCCATCGTTGACGTGCCGCATTTACAGCAGTTCGGGGATGCGTCACAATCACAGGTGTTGCCTGAAGGCGGAACGCAATTACAGGCGTTGCCTGCGGGTGCTTCGCAAGTACAGGTGTCACCTGGGGGTGGATTGCTGTCACAGATGCAGTGGATGGGCGCGTTAGCACTCTTGCTCGGACTCATTCGCACCCGTTTCCTCAACGTTTATTACGCGGCCGGGATGATCAGTGTGCTCGCCTTAGTCGCGCCCTTAGTCGAGACGTTGCCGTTGGTGCAGTCACTACCAGCTGTTGCGCGAGTGTTCGCCTTTTTGCATGCAGTCTATGTTCCCAGCTTGTTGTTTTGCGCTGCTGTTGTGGCGATCGCTGGCGGGGTGCTGACGATGTGGCGCGGTGGGGACAGTTACTGTCCGTCGTTAGTGTCGCACCGCGGTGCGGCGGTCGGCGTCTACGTGTTGCAAGTCTTTTGGGCCATTCCTCTCGTCCTAGCCGTAGGTGACAGCTGGCTCGTCGTCCCAGCGCTGTTCGTTTACGACGATCGCGCCACGGCACGGCGACGAGAACAACGCGCGCGGCTAAGTGGTGTGGCCATCGTCGTTTTTGGCCTCGTCCTCAGCTTTCTGTGCTGGGTGGGATCACTCTACCCGCCTTCGTCGTGGTTCGCCGCGGTGTGGGCGCTCGGCGGGGCGGAGCTCATTGTGTCGTTGTTGCGTTATGCGGAGAATAGACGGCCGTTTTTATTCGCGAACAGCGGCAGCGGTATTTGCGTGTTAGCGGTGAAAGCGAGGAGTCCGGCAGCACTGATGGGTGTTCGCGCCGGGGAAACCGTCATTGCGGTCAACGAGCAAGCGGTGAATGACATGAGCGAGCTCTACGCGGCACTCCGAAAATCCCCTGTGTACTGTAAATTGCAAGTTGCCGATCCCGCTGGCGAGCGGCGCTTCGTGCAGCGCTCGCGCTACGCCGATGAACCGTACCAGCTCGGTATCGTCCCCGTTGTGCGCACCGCGGTGACGGCGCCTGCTTTATCGCCGCGGCGCGGCTGGTGGACGCTGTTTGCGCCCTTGGAGCCCGCGGCTCAACACGGTGCGTGTCGAGGAGACGATCTCGCTCTGTCGCTGAAGGCGGACGACGACCCTTCTGCCTCGCACTAGGTGGGTGGATTCACAACTTCGTTTATACTGAACCCCCGAAACGACGCTCTGAATAGAAGACAGCGGTGTTAGCCGGAGGCGCAGCCGTACCGTTAATCGGAACGAGTAGGAAAAGGTTGCTCGTTATTATAAGCACTATCGGTTGAGGAGGTAAATTCCATTTTTGTTATTTATTATAATAAATACTTGCATATGATCAACTCCTTACGCTATATTAGGGTCAATAAGTCATTAACGAATTGGAGGGAGTAATAAATTGGGCATTTTGTCTTCTTTTTTTATACTGTTTTTGGTTTTTCTCCTATTCAATCACTTCGGTCTTAGATTGTCGGGTGTAAAAGGTTCTATTACTCTAATGACGTTTATATTATCGCTAGTTGAAGCGGTGTTAAGTTTATTGTTTGCAATATACGTTATTTAGGTGTAGGACTACATTAATATCTTTAAATGCTTATTCAACTAAAAACAATAGGGATCCCCCAACTATCGGCGATCCCTGTTGTATACCTAACTTAGTTTATTTTGGCCCTATGGATTTGGTACGTTCCACTTCCATAAAGACCAATCTCAATGTTCGTAGTATATTCAACCGGTGAATACTTTAGCGCTCTAAAGGATCCTTTAGTGCTCACTCTTACTACGCTTGGATCAGTTCTTTTTGAGGACTTTTTCGAACTTTTTGCGTATAGCGGGCCGCCGTAATCATCGTTATAGTAATAATTACCGACCTTTCCTTGTCTATATTTAAAGTCTCCATATAGCTTGTGCCAAAATCCCCCAAAGCCACCTATTCCACCATACGACACTTTGGCCGAAAAATTCTTCTTTTTCCAGGCCGGTTTCTTTTTCTTAGCAGTTGTAACAAAATCTTCTGTTTCTTCATCGTAGCTTACACTAAATGAAAATGTGACAGGTCTTTCACTAAAACTAAGCTCTTTAGCTCCAGAAACATTTGTTTTTCCTTTAGCGAGTTCTTCATTAATTTCCAATCGAAGCTCTTCTAGTTTCTGGTTGACCTCCTTTTTTTGCTCCGGAGTAAGTACCCAATCATCTTTTACATTATTTGAACCAGCAGCTAAAACTAGATTCTGACCGACAAAAAGGAGTGAGACAATTAGAGATAGACAAACTACCTTTGTGAAAAAAAATGATTTTTTTCATTTGAACAACCTCTTTTCTTGTTTAAATAAAATGTGCCGCTCAACTAAGTATAAAAATATTGAATAAAGCCCTTTAATCACCCCTTTCAAGCACCTTTCAAATATATAGACGCTTTAAGGTCAGAGATCGTTCCCTATTTATCAAATGTTATGCTCGCTTATAGATAAAACACTTTCGCACGTCATCTTTAGCATCCTTTTGCAGTAGTTATTGGTAATTACTTAGGGTAGTAGCGGACACGAGTGTGTTAGAGATAAAATGTTATTAGAACGCACGTTCCCTGACATGCCTTTTGTGGTATAATGAAAAGAGTGCCACAAAAGAGGTGATATGCTCGTGAATGAACGTTTTCAACTCGTTTCGGACTACAAACCTCAAGGTGACCAGCCACAGGCGATTGCACAGCTCGTGGCCGGCATAAACGACAACGAGCAGCAGCAAGTGTTGCTCGGGGCAACGGGTACCGGGAAGACATTTACGATGGCTAACGTCATCGCCCAGGTCAACAAACCGACCCTCGTCATCGCACACAACAAGACGCTCG is a window from the Numidum massiliense genome containing:
- the ftsE gene encoding cell division ATP-binding protein FtsE — protein: MIEMYDVWKTYDNGNDALRAIDVKIDQGEFVFLVGQSGAGKSTFIKLIYREEKPTKGKIYINGINVDRINERKIPQLRRHIGIVFQDFRLLPRKTAYENVAFAMEVIGEPRKRIEERVSEMFELIGLTDRMHAYPDELSGGEAQRVAVARAMVNRPSVLIADEPTGNLDPETSLDIMKLFEEINDMGTTLLMSTHNRDIVNSMKKRVIAVENGQIVRDEMRGDYGYED
- the ftsX gene encoding permease-like cell division protein FtsX, with amino-acid sequence MRIDVGFRHIREGAKSFVRNGWMSVAAAGAVSVTLLILGVVLLLAMNVNYIVNSVENQVQVRVMLDLETKEAQAKTIESEMLAIPGVKHVEFVSKEEALEQLKTDMGDAKLLEGMEGKNPLPHAFIVKTSEPEQVEAVAKKIKVIDGVNKAEYGADYTGTLFSTTSVLRTVGIVFIVLLGVASVFLISNTIRLTILARRREIEIMKLVGATNWFIRWPFFIEGLFIGLIGAIIPTILLLIGYYNVSVDVMKSLQIPFLKLLPMYPTAYQVTGLLLAIGAFIGAAGSFLSMRRFLKI
- a CDS encoding murein hydrolase activator EnvC family protein, with the translated sequence MKKKLLPFAVATTLVLSAISPSAIAANVDDDIKELRKEVKKQEDKQAEVQQKLKKNENAQKPVEQDIEKLDKQLSDTEKKLRKLNDDIVVTEEKLDKAERKLKAAEKRVAERDEILSERLRLIYEKGEVSYWEVLLGAKDFNDLLLRFDSLHTIAQQDKELLEAQKRDRDIVAKAKRAVEQNLAKLNTLKAEAKEQRTLLAKQQSKKKVALASLQKEHSNLEKAKEQYAQKARELADELAKKEEEKRQAELPIQAPVPVPSDNGDSGKQPSNGGNPAPPAPNKNDAPPKNTGGKLLWPANGTLTSGYGSRSGGFHKGIDVAGPVGTPIYAAEGGVVTFAGAMQGYGNAIIIAHGGGMSTLYGHMYDNGVYVKAGQRVSRGQTIGGIGNKGWSTGPHVHFEVLINGSAVNPMSYLR
- a CDS encoding S41 family peptidase; translation: MFLRRRTALFVVIVSLLSVSMLTSACSLGDWWTGQPVSSNQEATPESDQQAVKGNSDFSKLEKAYKILKKKSMYEIDDDQLIEGAIKGMVESLGDPYSAYMDAETAEQFLSSLESSFEGIGAEVMLQDGKVTIVSPIKGSPAEKAGLRPNDHVLSVDGKSLDGLSLTEAVAKIKGPKGTKVKLSILRPGSSAPQNITITRDEIPLESVHAEMMDNRIGKIQITNFAEKTAQDFAKEIAKLEKRGMKGLVIDVRGNPGGYLNAVEEIGSMLIPHNEPILWTEGKDGKQDAVRSKNKDKKKYPIVVLIDRGSASASEILAAALQEAGGSTVVGERSFGKGTVQSADDFPDHSNLKYTIAKWLTPKKNWIHEKGIKPDIKVKYPAYFEATPPSSEHEWAFDDNAEEVRGAQLILEGLGFKPGRHDGYFSKGTEKAVKDFQKAHGIKVTGKIGKQTATKLQQQLFELVREPKKDPQLQRAITELQKKL
- a CDS encoding PDZ domain-containing protein: MNVSLHSVLHPLLHPLLQSFFNPLLYVAFGMTIWQAWRLHKAQLLLWGTRLYPTRRDVFHRLASGIVAGIAVSGVIALCAAPIVDVPHLQQFGDASQSQVLPEGGTQLQALPAGASQVQVSPGGGLLSQMQWMGALALLLGLIRTRFLNVYYAAGMISVLALVAPLVETLPLVQSLPAVARVFAFLHAVYVPSLLFCAAVVAIAGGVLTMWRGGDSYCPSLVSHRGAAVGVYVLQVFWAIPLVLAVGDSWLVVPALFVYDDRATARRREQRARLSGVAIVVFGLVLSFLCWVGSLYPPSSWFAAVWALGGAELIVSLLRYAENRRPFLFANSGSGICVLAVKARSPAALMGVRAGETVIAVNEQAVNDMSELYAALRKSPVYCKLQVADPAGERRFVQRSRYADEPYQLGIVPVVRTAVTAPALSPRRGWWTLFAPLEPAAQHGACRGDDLALSLKADDDPSASH